The genomic stretch CAGCTCAATGTTGGAGCGAATTTCCTCTTCGCTAGGAAACACTTTGAAGAAGCTGCAAGTGGCTGATCAAAAGAAGAAGACAAAATCACTCATCATCAATGATAAATCGTTCAGAATACATTTACAGAAAATTAATCTGCTACCACGGCATACCGCTCACGTAATCATCATTGTCAATGTCTACCACGAAACGTCACTCAAAACTCTTTTAGGACAAAAACAAGAGCGAGAAATATTTGGAAAACTAGGCACGATCTTATAGGACATCTTGGCAAGCGAATGCTTGCACACACAAGTACGCcaggtgcactctaagaaaaaaaggagtaaaacggggagtaattgcagcttctactcccctagtgtgcaattactcccattttagtcccctaacccgacatttagtcccgacatttactccccaggactgcaaattgtcactaaacttcgcgaatggtctcctgaatgcaacagtctacgtaaatatgtgcccttggtcaatttgaacgacataaggctgtataacgcagacaacgtagcaattttccagccccacagagtaagaaacagttagcgcatctttcttcgcaaattgtgccctagtatgacgcaagattttatatcactcgatatatcacggttgacggtttgcttcaaagtattttcatgcatgcgcaccaattttgtacctgggactcttacaacagcgcgtgaaatgcggtcttcactctgtgacattcatttactcccgtgcatttactcccgaaagggactattttttgtggcaatgcaattactccccaaaaggagtaaaagtaatcctttttttcttagagtgtggtggGACATACTGCGCGGAGCTTCCTCTGATCGTTATTTGAGGACACTTGAGCAAATCAGAAGAATTTCTCGTCGTCGGTCTTCACCGTAACAGCCGCTCCTGGTTCAGCTATCAGATATTCTTGTCTCGCACCTACAGGGCACCCTTCTGCGCATGCGCCTAAGTAACATGGAAGTGATAGAGGCGTATCGCATTCGCTCATTGCAGCTCCTCGCATAAACCTGCTCCAGCGGATTTTTTAAGCATCGTCTTGGTGGGAAAGGATTCACTGGGTACAATGCGtttctgtcgcattcatgtaaacggcGGCGCAGTCGCTGAAAAGTTACAGGCATGAAAACCCGGCGTACTGACAGTTGCACCAAAGCCTATTGTTTAGTCGTAGTATTCCCAGAAGCAATCTTATAATCTTATAACTAGTGCCCggaattttaggcatttgcctaaaaatgcctataaatgcctaaatGTGACATTTTCAGGGTTAAGCGCCTTTTTATGGACTCTATTGAATTGTAGCCTTTTTGAACATTTTTAGATGCCACAGCAGCCTTTTTTAGAGGTGCAAGGGCAAGCGCATTTTTTAGTCTGATACTGAGTGCTGAATTTTGCGTTTTGTTCCTGCATGcttgcacctttttttttctctctctctctctctctcgtttggTTTCCTTCAGTACCTTGGTTTGCTAGAAGGGGTGCATGTATATTTGAACAAGATATTGGGCCTTTCGTGGCCTTTCAAGATCTTTGAGGCCGGAAAACTAAGAGTAGTATTCAATATCACGTGGTTCTAGGCAGCCTCAGTATCCGTGTACAAGTTAAAGCATGTACACGTAGCCTTTTTTCCTTGATGGAGCATTCTGAAGTACCAACAAAGTCAAAGAGTGCACCAGATTACCGTGCCTATTTTAgtattttattgcctatttagctgtttttgagggcctaattgcctgcctatttccatagtttttagtgcctaaatttccgggccctaCTTATAACTTATGCTGTTTTCTCCCATGGAGAGAAAGAAGTGACCAACAATGTAGCtcagaggatagagaggtagcaagcggtggtatagatccataacttaacaACCCGATAATgggggacaaaaaaaagaaaaaaagaaaacgacagCACAGATCTTATCTgcgttgtcgtttttttttgtcccccgGTCTCGGATTTTTAAGTTAGCTTTTTAGGTTTTAGGCTTTTTTGGGTTAGGTTTTTAAGTTTAAGAATGAAGCTCAGTTACGAACTTTTGCCATCGGTACGCTTTTAGCATAGAAGTCTtagggagagggagagagaaatgGGGGAAGGCGAAGAATTGCAAGGCACATTGTCATCTCCCGCTGGCGGACCTTTCCCTCTAATAAAAgtatatcctcccccccccctcccgctgTGTAAGTACATACGGCCATCACCGCTGTACTGGTTTTCCTGGTGAGCGATGCTTCCAGTCGTTCGTCATCACTGCAGTGCAGAAGTGTCtggcaggcaaagcacgctttacaggcgtGCATATCCGGCAAACGCGTATGCGGGGCGGACAATTCCTGCCGCGCTGCTGGAGGAACCTCCTCCGCGTTACGCTATCACTCGACCGCGTAATGCACAATTTTTAGCGGCATGCCGCGTATCGTCGGCCAATGAGGTGGTCGACCGAAACTGCGTCacgttcttgtttttttttctggcctCCCACGCTGTCTGCAGCACGTTGACAGTGTAGTCAGCGTCGACATCTTGAGAGCCGCGGAACTCGCAGGCCGCAGGCGGTTTCCGCACGCGCACATGtgtaccgcatgtgggtacACTCCATTTCATTATGACAAAATTGCGGCAGGCGACAGCAGAAAGGAATATGGTACAAGAACGTATTTTGTGGAAGCTGACAGATTGACTGACAGTTGAGTACCTGCGGTTGCTTTGGATGTCGGGTCTTGACATTTCACGAAGGTTTCTCGTCTGGTGTCGAGTAGGCTACCAACTGTTTCGCACGATATCAAGATGCCGTACCACTGACGTCACACAACATTACGTGGTATCAGATTAGACGGCAGACCTAACATCGATAAGGTATTTCTTGTGGGTAACGTAGCCGAGCAGATGGACGCAGGGGGCTAAAAAAAAATGATTGGGTTTGTCGAACTAGACTAAGGAACACCATGAGAGGCTTCGTAACTACCAAAGAGAAAGCTTTATAGATCCAACCACCGGGTAAGTTCGTCTGTAGCGTGTTAGCACCACGTGACAATGCCCTCCCTCCTACGGCATTTCTATGTATTCATGCACAGCTCAGATAGTACTATTTTATAGCATTAGTAAAATACACGGACGAAGAAAGACAAGAAGGCACCCGAAGGGAGCGAAGAGAAGAACGTGGTGCCGGTGACGTATGGATAGGGGTCAATTTTAAGCTTCTTTGCAGTGCTCaagggtcacgttacctgagaAAGCCAATAAGAGCACTTTTCGATTTTGGAGGCCGTTTAGACAGGCTACGGACACCACGTATTACCAAACTGTTACGGGCTACGCAGAGAACTGCAAAACTGGAACTGAAAAATCAGCGGTGACGTCACATGGGTGGCACGCAATGTCATCTTTTGGAAGAGCATGCCTTCTCTCACTCTCACATGCTTTACGACCTAATACGTACATTCTTGTTCGCCCTTGGCTCCAGACGGCGCCACGGGTATAAAGGTCTTGCACCATCTGAAGAGCCCCATGTTGCTGTGGAGAAAGATGGTTCTCGTCCTGTTGACGTAGATGCCACCTCCGGGGGCCGTAACGTTCACCCATTGTTCGGTTCCCACGCATATGATCCACATGATGAGCCCGACAGACGCCGCAAGGGTTACGACCAGGAGGGCTCTCCTCTCACACGCAATGACCGCTGCGAGGTCTTCCTTGGGTCCAGCAGCTGCTTCTTCGAACTCCCGATGCCGCCTCGATCGCCGGCTACTTGCACGGTACCGTTTCTTCGTCATTTTCAAGGCGAGACGTCACCAAGGCTGGGAAGATTGTCGTTGAAGCAGCTTGTCGTCCTGAATAGTATGAGGCAGGGCTACGTCTGCAGCATGCTGCTCTGATGGTGCTCGTGCGATGATGATGTAGGGGGTGGTATCCGGGATGACCTGAGTTGTCTTAGTTAAGTTTTGCTGACAGTGTACACCATGTCGACATCACCTgaagagaaacaacaaagaTTACGATATTACTTCTTCAAAATCTGATATTATTTCCGCAATAGTGATTTGCGTGCGTTCTTGTTTCGAATGAGAAGTCTTAAAGATTAGATTAGAAGTCGATTAGTGCTTAAATGGTTTCGTTTTATTCGTGTATCGTTTGACATGTTAGTTACATCACTGCCAATGTTTGAGTTGCCACTGACATTTTAAATCTTCGCGAGATAAACACGAGACATATATCCTTCTCCTGGTATAGGGCCCAAACGTAGCGACTGACAGCAGAATGTCGACACTGCTACCACTTCCTTAATTTCCTGCATAAGCACCCTCTACATTTTCATGTATCTTATCTATCTAATATCCCTTGTCTAATCTCCTTTGCCTTGTTTGGGCGACAGTACGGTGCAGTATAGTGACGGACAGTACAATAGGTCGAATGCAGTAAACAGACCGGTGAGGGGAATAGAACAGTAAAGAGGCATCTATTGCCAGTGAAACACATTGAAGAAATGGTAGTCAAAATTTCACGACCACTTGAATGCAGCGTAAGATTATTTAAGCTTTACATATACTAATCTGATTGTCCACCAGTGATACTATCTATGCTCGTGTTTTTGGTTCgttgtgttgttttttttattataataataataattattattattatttgtattCCACATTGTTCCTGCTTTGTTTCAAGCCCCTCCCCTCTTTAATGCTGtagccctgagggtaaataaataaataaataaaatttctttTATAGCTTAATTTGTAGCTCTAGTCACGACAAGTAACACCTCTATGCAAATGTAATGATGGATGGTTAGTCGTGACACAAAATGGCGGCCGCAGCGACATTCTTGAAGGTATTTTCTTCTATTCCGTGTTACAGCCGCGATGCACCTGTGACTCTGGGCGGCGTACAAGCGttgacaggtggagagaggatagcaggaaggagtggggaagtttgcgacctgggccgacttcagtctTGAAGTTTTAGCGGTGTCGCCGAGTGTATACCACGACGTACTAGATTACAACGACCATGTcgtaatcggcaacccctatatggggagcccgtccgcacgatccgctaggggcgctacttaTCGGCCCGCGACatctacatcgtgattggacgatggaaatttgaattttcaacgcgcagaagcggacatacgaccaccgtagcagacgacagcaatatcGCCAATGAAAACgcatagaatgatgatgataataatcaaTGTTATAAAGAAgaatctcccgtgggacatccaccgcttgtgcaaaaatactgaggtaagctgaagtacaaagtattgaaGAAGTTGAGGAAACAACAAcagggccgatgagtagcgccaccgccagcttccaaatgcggcgctgggaaggggttcATATGACATGATCGTTATAATCTCGTAGGTCGTGTTCCCGATACACCGCTTAACGAATGAAGTAGAGTTTCGAAAGCAGAGCTCCTTCGAAGGAGGCCACGCGGTGCACAGGGTCTTCATTTCCATTCTTCACGCGTGCAGTTCCACATTCGTAAGTTCCATCGCACGTCAAGTCGGTTTACAGAGTTCGTCCGTAAGAGATTGCTTCTCAAAACGGTGTGACTGTAGTTGAATGTCATCGTTCATGTCAGCAGAGTAATCACAACTGGGATGATGATGTCACGGGTAAAGCGATCATCCGATCCCCCAGGCATTTTTGTTTTCCGACCTCTCGCTCACAATCAGAGCGGGACACGGGTGCTCGCAGCTTCACACGTGTCGTACGCCAAGCCTCGAAGGGTAGAGGGGATATTTTCAGCCACAGCCTGGAATCAGCGGTGGAGAAAACGCTCGCGTCTTGGGATGCGTAGGATGATGAGTGGCTCGACAACGGACAtttctcctttttcatttccGTTCGCTGGAGCAGCAGGTCCTTCAAGCGATGCTGAAGAGACGTGAGAACGTCATCGGAaccaactgtggttatgaggtttgtaactcaaacgtcgccatgccagtactggacagctgtttcggccttgttgggcctcatcaacagtacgcaggcaggcaacgtttgagtggatggcgtcagaaggtcacgtaacacgtgatgaGGGGCAGTCGTGGTTAAGTTACTCGAAACATGTAACTATAAGTTGTAGTTA from Ornithodoros turicata isolate Travis chromosome 4, ASM3712646v1, whole genome shotgun sequence encodes the following:
- the LOC135392112 gene encoding uncharacterized protein LOC135392112 isoform X2 gives rise to the protein MTKKRYRASSRRSRRHREFEEAAAGPKEDLAAVIACERRALLVVTLAASVGLIMWIICVGTEQWVNVTAPGGGIYVNRTRTIFLHSNMGLFRWCKTFIPVAPSGAKGEQESTCSFFKVFPSEEEIRSNIELDRTILEYTRSEVAFCVISLFLLIMGIGFSLYTFIEPRYMYKRLAGGVHFLCAGVMVVIMEVESNSATYEEKYLSARHPKGCRWSYGFSYYLSWVTFCVFIVSGITFIVCSRKRKNTDFDTGRSDDLGTPGC